From the genome of Peptoniphilus sp. ING2-D1G:
CCTGAAGAGTTTTCTTTCTTAGTATACTGCCACTGCCGGCCATTATATGTATGGATAAAAATATCACCGTAGAATAAAATATCAAATTTATGAGTTTACTTTTTTTAAAGACGAATTTTTCCCTGCTTTTATATAGGTCTTTTATTTCAAAGGGTTTTAACAGTTTATTTAATATCTTTATGTTTTTCACATTCTCTGCAATCCAAAGGGATAAAACCGAAGAAATCAACATAGTTATTACAATGTCTTTTATGCTCTTGAGTAAAAGCGAATAATCTACTTTTTCCCATATGAAAATATAAATAACCGTACTTAAAATCAATATCAAAAATAAAGTCTGCAGCAAAGCCTTAAGGATTCTATAGTTTTTTCCGCTTATGAATATATTTGAAGATGACCCGTACTTAGTAGAAAAGTTATGAGGGCTTCCAAATTTAAGGAGAAGGTTCTCCAATTCCGCAAGATCATAATTTTTGCCC
Proteins encoded in this window:
- a CDS encoding putative membrane protein (Hypothetical protein), producing MYTKENLLDRYIREMTRYMTYEDAKSAKEDFYSLVEDKLGKNYDLAELENLLLKFGSPHNFSTKYGSSSNIFISGKNYRILKALLQTLFLILILSTVIYIFIWEKVDYSLLLKSIKDIVITMLISSVLSLWIAENVKNIKILNKLLKPFEIKDLYKSREKFVFKKSKLINLIFYSTVIFLSIHIMAGSGSILRKKTLQVIFFLFILRDSNRTSEGEYGKYVTMLSIFCNVLISVVLVYFLKFDFEIKIFKYFYYFIIFTTLVDLYSVILKLRRFYG